In the Streptomyces spororaveus genome, GGACGGGCCCACCGCTGCGAGATGTGGCACTGAGAGCTCCCCCTCCTCCGGTCTGGATCTTCATTTCCGTGTGGCGATCCTGCTACCGACTTCATTCGAGTGTCAACTATTGTGGCAATTCCAGCCTCTTGACAGCTCATTCCCGCCACAGCTGTGGCACGTTCTAGCCCTTCTGGGCGAGAGCGGCTAGATTCCAGAAGCCGACCATGTGCCCATACCGACTTCGCGCGATCTAGGAGAACCACTGGTGACAGACGGCTTCCCGGCTCCCGTCGCGGTGGCCGACGCACCCCTGGCCGCGACCATCACGCGTGTCGCCGAACTCGCGGGCAAAATGGGCCGCGAGCTGAACCAGGTCTTCGACCTGCGGCGGCTCTCCGAGGCCTCCGGCGTACCCACGGACGTGGTCAGGACCCTGCTCGACGGCAGGCCGGCCGGCGAACCCGATCTGCAGCCCGCTTCCTCCAGCGCCTCGACCTGCTCCGGCGGACCCGCGTCAAACCGAACGGCCGCCGCTACACGCAGCAGGAGATCGCGGACGGCGCCGGCATGTCGCGGCAGCAGGCCGGAGCACTGATCAACGGCGACCGGCGCCCCACCATGGAACACTGCGACGCGATCCAGCGGTTCTTCGGAGTGCACGCCGGGTTCCTCACCGCGCACGACTCCGACGCCCTCACCGACGCGCTCCAGCGGACCGAGCAACAGCTGCTCCAGGACTTCGCGGGGCGGGCCCGGGAAACCGTACCGGCGTCGGCCGCATCGGCGGGCGATCCCCTGGCAAGACTCCTCCAGAACCACGGTGTACGGGGCATCGCCTGGCGGGCCGCCCAACTGCCCAGCGACAAGCATCGGGACAAGGTGACCGAATGGCTGGACATGCTCCTCGAAAGCGTCAAACCGAACGAATCCTGACCCAGTCGAAAGTCTGGGTCTGATCCTTGAGTCCTGATCCGGATCCGCGCCGACGGGGAGAACGGTGAGCATAGGCAGAGAGCAGCGGCGGTTGTGCGGGGAGCTGGTGGCCGGCATCCGGCTGACCGCCCCCGTGGAACCCGTGGACCTCTACGCTGCCCTCTGCGAGGGCATGAGCAGACACCGTGGCCGCCGGGTGGACTTCCGGATGGCTTCGTTCCCGCCCCGGACGGCCAGCGGCCTGTGGCTCGACATGGCGGACCGTGATCTCGTGGTCATCGAGGAACGCACCGCCCCGGACCACCAACTGGTGATCCTGGGCCACGAGCTGTGGCACATGAAGGCCGGCCACTGCAGTCACCACGTCGACGGCGCCGCCGTCGCCGCGCGGCTGCTGACCGACGAGGCCGACATCGGCGAGACCGTGCGCCGCGTGGCCGCGCGCACCCGCGCCGACGTCCAGGAGGAGACCGAGGCCGAGACCTTCGGCTTACTGCTGGGTAGTCGGTGTCGGAACTGGCTGGCCGGATCGGCGAGCCACCGCGCTCCGGTCCAGCGCGATCAATTGGCGGGCCGGATCGAGGCTTCGCTGGGCTACCGGGGGCACAGGAACGAGCGTTGAACGGCAAGGACTACTACATACCGGCGGCCGCGATGGCGATCGCACTGGCCTTCAAGCTGCCGGCCCTGAGGCACAACTGGCGCGACCCGCTCCTGCGATCGGTCGTCGCCCTGCTGACCCTCGCGGGAGCGGTGTTCACCTTCGCAGCCCCGCCCACCATCGCGGCGGTCAACCGCTGGACCGGGGTCGTCAACTTCTCGGCCCCCCTGGTCTACTGTCTGATCACCGCTTTCAGCGCCTCCTGCCTGATCCTGATGGTCAACTGGCGGGGCGGACCGCCCGAGCAGACCCAACGCGTCTCGCGCCGCTGGATCCTGGGCTACAGCGTGGTCGTCGTCGCGCTGATCGCGCTCTTCGCCCTCGGTGAGACCCCGGTCGAGCGGCTGCGCGACTTCGACACCTACTACGCGAACACGTCCTACATCGGGCACATGATCGCCCTCTACCTGCTGGCCCACCTCGTGGCCGCGGTGGTGATGGTGGTCCTGTGCTGGCGATGGTCGCTCCAGGTCCGCGGCTGGCTGCGGGTCGGGCTGGTGATCATCGTCATCGGCTACATCTTCAACCTCGCCTACGACGCCACCAAGATGACCGCGGTCGGCGCCCGCTGGTCCGGTCACGACCTGGACGGCCTCAGCACCTTCGCCGCTCCGCCGCTGGCCTCCCTCGGGGCACTGATCAGCGCGATGGGCTTCGTGGTCCCGCTCGTCTGCCAGCGGCTGTCGGACCACTGGCAGATCTGGGCGACGTACCGCCGGCTCGGCCCGCTCTGGCACGAGGTCCAGATCTCCGCGCCCAGCGGCACGCCCTCCGTGCAGATGGCCTGGTGGTCCGCGGCGGAACTACGGGTGATCCAGCGCGAGTCGGACATCCACGACGGCTTCCTGCACCTCGGGCCGTACTTCGACAAGGGCCTGCGCGACGGCGCCTACGAGAGCGCCGTCGCCGGGGGCGCCGACGAGGAGACGGCCCGCGCCGTCGCCGAGGCCGCCATGGTCGCGGCCGCCGTACGGGCCCGCTCCGCCGACCCCGACGGACGGATCATCGGGGAGGACGAGGAGAGCGTCCCCGACACCGCCGACGGTCCGCGCGACCTGCTGCGGATCTCCCACGCGCTGCGGCACTCGCCGGTGGTGCAGGCGGTCCGGCGCGAGGTGACCGCGTAACGGCGACGAGGCCCCGGCTCCGGTACCTCAGCGGGCGGCGACGTCCGCCGTCGCCGAGACCGGGAACAGGTCCTGGAACGGTGCGGCCGAGTCGATCCCCTCCCGCCCGTACGGCGCGTCGAAGCTCCACACCATGAAGAGCAGGAACACGATCAGCGCGCTGAACAGTCCGGCGAGCAGCAACTCCCGTCCGGAGCGGCGGATCTGCAGGGTGAAGATCAGCCCGACCGTGACCAGCCCGCCGACCAGCAGCCCGAACCACACCACGCCCGGCAGTGTGGATTCGGAGCTCTGCGTCCGCGAGTGCCGCGCGTCGTCGGCGGCCGCGATGTGGTCCAGCAGCGGCTGGTAGGCCTGCGCCTGGAGCTCGTTGGCCGGCGTCTGGTGCGTGACGTCGGTGCGCAGCTTGCCGAGCAGCGCGGCGCCCTCGGCCGAGGCGCTGTCGCCGGAGGTCAGCAGCGGCCAGTCCACGGCGACGGTGTGGGAGACGTACGCGTCCACCTCGCCCCGGATCCGGTCGCGGACGGCCGCCGGGTAGACGTCGGCGCGCTGGGTGACCTCGTACAGGGCCTGGGCCTCACGGCGCACGCTGTCCTCGGCGGCGCCGCGCGCCTCCCAGACGCCCGCGATGGCCAGGCCCAGCACGATCGCGTAGACCACGCCCACCATCATCGTCATGTACTCGATGACGTCGGGGGTCTCGCTGGTGTCCTCGTCGTCGGCGGCCCGGCGGTGCCGGATCGCGGTGATGGCGAGGACGAGGGCGCAGACGAGCGCCATGGCGATGGCCAGGACCAGCCATTCGGACACGTGGATTCTCCCGGTGTGGATCGGTGGATCTGCGGATCGGTGGATCGGTGGACGGGGTGCGCAGGGGCGGCGGCGGTCAGCTGCGGCTCTTGGACCGGGGGCGCAGGGCGGCGGCGGCGAGTACGGCCGGGGTGGTGACGACGACCATGAGCGTCACGGTCGACATCCCGCCCGGGCCGCGCCGCTCCAGGGCCACCGAGCGGTACGGACGCACATGGAAGGCGCTCACCCGTGCGAGGGCCGCCTTGGCCGCGGGCGGGGCGGGTGCTTCGGCCGACGCCGCCTCAGCCCGTCCCCCGGGACCCGGCGCGGGTTCCGGCGGCTCCGGCTCCCCGGCCCCGGCCTCCGCCCCCGCGGAAGGCACCGCCACCGCACCCGGCGGACGCTCCGGCGCGGGCTCCGCCGGCCGCACCGGCCGTCCCGCGGGACGGGCGGACGGCGCGGGCCGCCCCGGGTGACGCACCGTCGGCCGGTCGGCGCCGGGCACGGTCACCCGCACCGAGGGCTGCCCGGACGGCGGCCGGAAGACCGGCCGCTCCGGCTGCCCCGCGGGCACGCACAGGTCGACGCGGGCTCCGTAGCCGTCGCCGTCGCCCGCGACCGCCACATGGCCGTGCAGCGGGCAGAGCGCCGCCACCAGGCCCGCCCCGGCGAAGTACTGCCAAGCGGTCACCGCACGCCTCCCGAAATCGCAGCAGAAGTAGGGGCTACCGCTGAAGAAACGATCAAGGGGCGGCTTCGACACGCCGCGAACGGGTGCTGATCCGCGATGCGGCATGATGTCGCCATGGGGACCGAGGGGGCGAACGCCCGTGTGATCGCAGGGCGCTACCGGCTGGACGCCAAGCTCGGACGCGGTGGCATGGGCATCGTGTGGCGCGCCACCGACCAGTTGCTCGGCCGCCGCGTCGCCCTCAAGGAGGTCGCGCTCGACCCCGCGCTGTCCGAGGACGAGGCCCGGCACCAGCGTGAGCGCACGCTCCGCGAGGCACGGGCGGCCGCGCAGCTCAAGCACCCCCACATCATCGTGGTGCACGACATCGTCGAGGACGGCGGACTCCCTTACATCGTCATGGAACTGGTCGAGGGCGGATCCCTCGCCGACCGGATCTCCCGGACCGGCCCGGTGGACGTCGCCGAGGCGGCCAGGATCGGGATCGCGCTGGTCGGCGCCCTGCGCACGGCGCACGCGGCCGGAGTGCTGCACCGGGACATCAAGCCGGCGAACGTGCTGCTGGAGGCTCCGGGCGGGCGTCCCGTGCTCACCGACTTCGGCATCGCGCAGGTGTCGGGCGCCACGACGCTGACCACCACCGGATCCTTCGTCGGATCCCCCGAGTACACCGCGCCCGAGCGGATGTCGGGGCAGACGCCGGCCGGGCCCGAGGCCGATCTGTGGTCGCTGGGCGCCCTGCTGTGCGCGGCCCTCAGCGGCGCCTCGCCCTTCCGGCGGGACTCGCTCGGGGGGATCCTGCACGCGGTGGTCTTCGACGAGATCCGGCCGCCCGACGCGTGCGGCCCGCTGCTGCCCGTGGTGCGGGGGCTGCTGGAGCGCGATCCGGCGGAGCGGCTCGGAGCGGAACGGGCCGGGCAGATGCTGCGGGCCTGCGCGGAGGCTGCGGCGCACTA is a window encoding:
- a CDS encoding MAB_1171c family putative transporter, which codes for MNGKDYYIPAAAMAIALAFKLPALRHNWRDPLLRSVVALLTLAGAVFTFAAPPTIAAVNRWTGVVNFSAPLVYCLITAFSASCLILMVNWRGGPPEQTQRVSRRWILGYSVVVVALIALFALGETPVERLRDFDTYYANTSYIGHMIALYLLAHLVAAVVMVVLCWRWSLQVRGWLRVGLVIIVIGYIFNLAYDATKMTAVGARWSGHDLDGLSTFAAPPLASLGALISAMGFVVPLVCQRLSDHWQIWATYRRLGPLWHEVQISAPSGTPSVQMAWWSAAELRVIQRESDIHDGFLHLGPYFDKGLRDGAYESAVAGGADEETARAVAEAAMVAAAVRARSADPDGRIIGEDEESVPDTADGPRDLLRISHALRHSPVVQAVRREVTA
- a CDS encoding bestrophin-like domain → MSEWLVLAIAMALVCALVLAITAIRHRRAADDEDTSETPDVIEYMTMMVGVVYAIVLGLAIAGVWEARGAAEDSVRREAQALYEVTQRADVYPAAVRDRIRGEVDAYVSHTVAVDWPLLTSGDSASAEGAALLGKLRTDVTHQTPANELQAQAYQPLLDHIAAADDARHSRTQSSESTLPGVVWFGLLVGGLVTVGLIFTLQIRRSGRELLLAGLFSALIVFLLFMVWSFDAPYGREGIDSAAPFQDLFPVSATADVAAR